TGGATCGTAAGTGCCTTTAAGTAACGCGAAAGCACATAGGAACAATGCAACCTATCAAAATTTCATCGATAATCCAATACGTTTACGGGCTTTATCGACTTCCATCACCTTAACTTTTACTTTCTGGTGCACCTTCACCACCGTTTTCGGGTCCGAAACAAAATGGTTGGCCATCTGCGAAACGTGTACCAGACCATCCTGCTTCACACCAATATCGACAAAAGCACCGAAGGCCGTAATGTTGGTCACGACCCCTGGTAGCACCATACCCTCGTGCAAATCATCGACCGACCGAACGCGGGCATCGTATTCAAACACCGACAATTGCTCACGTGGATCACGACCGGGTTTGGCAAGCTCAGCCAGAATGTCGCGCAGGGTGGGTAAACCGGCGGTATCAGTCACGTATCGCTCGGGTTTGATCTGCTGACGTAATTCGGGGCGACGAATCAAGTCTGTTACGGTGCTGTCCGCATCTTTGGCCATACGTTCTACAATGGCATAGCGTTCGGGATGAACGGCACTATTATCTAACGGATTTTTAGCTCCTTCGATACGTAAGAATCCGGCACACTGCTCAAATACCTTTGGTCCGAGCCGGGCTACTTTTTTCAACTGATCGCGCGAACTGAAGGCACCGTGTTCGGCCCGGTACGCAACTATGTTATTTGCTAACTGTGGGCCTAAACCTGATACATACCGAAGCAGATACGCACTAGCGGTGTTGAGCGATACCCCTACCTGGTTCACGCAGCTTTCAACCACCATATCCAGACTGGTTTTTAAATCGGTCTGGTCAACGTCGTGCTGGTACTGCCCAACGCCAATGGATTTGGGGTCTATCTTAACCAGTTCGGCCAGTGGGTCCATCAGTCGGCGGCCAATACTGACGGCTCCGCGAACCGTTACGTCGTGGTCTGGAAATTCGCTCCGGGCCACTTCCGATGCCGAATAGATAGAAGCGCCCTGTTCACTTACCATAAAGATGGGGATTCGTTCGCCCGATGGTTTGGTGAGGTTCTGGCTTTGAATAAACTCTTCCGCTTCCCGCCCAGCTGTTCCGTTTCCGATCGCAACCGCATCGATCTTGTACTGAGCAACTAATCTCTGAACTACCTGCGCGGCCTGTTGGCGCTGCGCTTCGGATTGGGTCAGGTATAATACCGTATCGGTCAACAAATTACCCTGGGCGTCCAGACAAACTGTTTTGCACCCCGTTCGATAGCCGGGATCGATAGCCAATACCCGCTGCTGACCGAGGGGAGGACTCAGCAGCAACTGCCGCAGATTTTCCGCAAAAATCCGAATAGCCTCGGCATCAGCCTTTTCTTTCGAACTATTGGCAAATTCGGTTTCAAGCGATGGTTTGAGCAGTCGTTTGTAGCCGTCCCGAATTGCCAGGGAAAGCTGTTCCTTACAGGCCGGCGTTCCCGACCGTTCGGCAACGAACTGCCGCTCAAGCCGTTCGATAGCCGCGTCTTCATCGGGGCCGATGCTCACACTCAAAAAGCCTTCGGCTTCTCCTCTACGCAGGGCCAGCAAGCGGTGCGAGGGTACGCGCCGAAGGGGTTCGGCAAAATCGAAGTAATCTTTAAATTTTATCCCTTCTGTATCCTTGCCCTTTTTGACGACCGATCTGATGATAGCTTCGCGGTCGAACAGGTTCCTTATGCGTTGTCGGGCGTCGGTATCTTCACTAATGCGTTCGGCCAGAATATCGCGTGCCCCCTGCAACGCATCCTCTACGGTCGGCACTGCATCCGACAAATAGCGCTGGGCAATTCGTTCCAGATCCGGTTCCCGTTGCGCCATCAGCAGGTTGGCCAGTGGCTCCAGCCCGCGCTCAATCGCCAGCACGGCACGGGTTTTCCGCTTTTGTTTGTAGGGTAAATACAGGTCCTCCAGATCGACCAGCGAATCGGTAGTTTCAATTTTCTTACGCAGTTCGGGAGTAAGTTTCCCCTGCTCGTCAATGGCTTTCAGGATAGCTTCCCGGCGTTTGTCGAGTTCAAGTAGTTTTTGATAGGTTTCCCGGATTTGTCCAATCTGCACTTCATCGAGAGGGCCACGATCGGGCGAGGTAGTAGCTTCTTTGCGGTATCGGGCAATGAAGGGGACGGTAGCTCCGCCGTTGAGTAATTCGATGGTAGCAGCCACTGCCCGGTTGTTCAGGCCGAGCCGGGCAGCTACCCGTTGGTCAATAGATAGGGTCATTAATAGTCATTGGTTGTCATTTACTGGTGATTGATAGTCATTGGTTGTAAAACGATGAATGACTATCAATCACCAGTAAATGACCAATTGGTTCGTCCACAAAAATGGCGCGGGAAACTGATAGGGCAAAAAAAAACATGCCTTGAGGCATGTTTTTTTCAACGGCTTGTCTTTATATCTTACAATTAAGCTATTTCGACATTAACGGCGTTTAAGCCTTTCCGTCCACGCTCGACGTTAAATTTCACTTTGTCGTTTTCGCGGATTTGGTCGATGAGGCCAGTAGCGTGTACAAAAATATCTTCGCCACCTTCATCGGGTTTAATGAAACCAAACCCTTTGGTTTCATTAAAGAATTTTACAGTTCCTGTTTGCATTGTTTGTTATAAATTTGGGCGAATAACGTGACAATAAAATTTATTTCCAAATGATTTTCAGATTTTCCGCTGTGAAAACGTTATTTTCAGAAAGCCTTTCGTTTCCCTGCCATTTCATACGTCAATGCCGCTTCTTTGCGTAATTTTGACGAATTAATCGAACCATTAGCGTAGTGAAGATTGACCTAACTCTGTACATGCGGGTATTGGGTATTGTGGGAGCGTTATTGATTGGAGGCCTGAATGCGGCCTCATCCCAAACGGTGATCAGTGACTCCGACGAACCATCCGTTTATACGTATTGTCAGCGATTTCAGACACTTTATACACAAATCCGCGAACAAAGTATAACACCCGACTCCGCCCGCATGCAGTTCAGCCGTATTATGCATGGGTTACAGGAGCGGTTTCATAGTCAGGAGAGTTTCCAGTTGGATTCTATCCAACGCGACAGTCTACGCCGATCTGGTCAGTACTTCAATTTTCCTATTAAAGGTTATTCACCCAGCGCCATCGGGGGTAAACATGGGGAAGGATATAGAGGTACGGGCTTCGATCTGTTCGATTACAATGTTCGGGGAAGCCACCCAGCACAGGACATCTTCATCAGCGACCGAAATCAGGATGTTATCGACGACCGTACAGGTGCCCCCGTCGATATATTAGCCATGACATCCGGCCTTGTCATCGGCATTGAAACGCAGTGGAAGCCCGGTTCCGAATACCGGGGCGGCAACTGGATCTGGGTGTATGACCCCATCCTGCATGGTCTGTTTTATTATGCCCATAACAGCCAGATCGATGTCCGTCCCGGCGATTGGGTGCAGGGCGGGCAAAAACTGGCCGAAATGGGCCGTACGGGTTTTAACGCCTACAAATCCCGCTCTCCAACTCACCTGCACCTGATGTATCTTCAAATTCAGCCAGATGGTCTACCGCAGCCACTCAATACCTACCCATGGCTGGTAACGGCACGGCTGACCAAGTAATGCCATTTTTCTTCAAATCAACTGTTCTTGCAGCCATTAACCGGCGAATAGTATTGAAGCCGAATAGAAGGGCCGTGACAATTCATAGAACCTGAGCAGCCAGTGAGTTTCTTCGAAGCAGACTGACGCTGAGCCAACTCAGGCTTAAAGCCCCTGCAAATACGAACAGAAACTTTACCCAAACGGGCAGAGAAGCGTCAAGAAAAGTAAATTGTAGCCACGTAACAAATGGATAGTGTACGATGTAAATGCCATAAGCCCTACCTGACAGATTCGTCCAGCCGACACTGGGTTTTCTAAGGGCTTGTCGGAAAATGCTTAGACAGGCCGCCATACTTGCTAAGCAACTCACAACAAAGGCCAGATCGTACAGCAAATAACCCTCAACGGATGAGATTAGACCCTGCTTTACCCAATTTTCGCCCAGTGCAGATACCCGTATAACCAGCCAGTAGGCGAACAAACTCACAAGCAGCCAAACCATCCAGTGGCGATTAAATAACCTGTCGTGCTGAAACAAATATGGCTGCCAGTCGGCACTTCCTAAGCCAACGCCTACCCAAAAAAACAGCAGATAAAAGACGACCCGATTAAGCTGAAAGTCGAAAGGGCCCCAATTGCCGATCCAGGTGTATTGACCCACCCATAAGCTCAATGGGATTAACGAAACAGCAGCACATCCATACACAAGTAATCCGAAGCGAAAAGGCTTTCGAATGAGTTGAACCAAGCTCTCTCCAAGGGTCGAAAAAAAGGACGGAAACAGCCAGTATACCAGCGCGGTAACAGCATCGAACGCCAACAGCAGCCAAATAAACCAGGGCGGTCCGACAGGCCATTGCTGGGTAATCACGTAATCCTCTATAAACCCAGCCAGACTAGTCGAATTCGTGGATAGGTAAAACGAGGGTAGATAGGCCAGCGGAATAATCAATAACTCAGCAATGAGAAACGGAATCCCCAGCCGAACAAATCGACCCTTCAAATAGACTTGACTGCCCTTCTTGCGTAGCCCCCGGTACACAAACAATCCACTGACGAAAAACATCAGGGCCATGAAGAATACGTCATTGAACCCAATAAACCTATCCATAACCGCCCAGCGCCCATTATCGACAATGGGAGCGGTCGAATAGATGTAGTGAGTAGAGTCAAAAAAGGCAAATGTTGGGTAGGCTAAAGCGGCATGGTGCCCAACAACCAGAAGGGTAATAAATGCCCGAAGATAATCAACCCAAATTGCACGCGAACCATCGATTGCCATACAAAGCCTACATAAACACTCATGCAGGAAAGACCGAAAAACAATCAATATGTTGCGTGGATACGAGACTATTCAGGTTGACATTTCGGAAACCACCCATTTGGCTGTACATGCCAGCAGGGCGAGTAAGCCGTTACGACTCCCGAACAAGATTCACACCCGTGACCAGAAATATCATGCCGACAATAAAAGGGGCAGCCGATTCGGCTTTCGAAACGTGCAGGCCCAAAACCGCTTTTCCTTCCGACAGAAAAGCAACTAGCGCGAATAATACGACTACGACACCCAGGATGGTGAGTGCTGCGCCAAAAAAGCGCCGAAAGTTGGTATTGTTGTTGTCCATAAAAAAATATGAATGACTAATGAACACTATATTATGAACAATGAGAAATGGCGGCACAAGCACCCGGTTGCTCATTATCCATCCTACATTGTTCATTGTCCATTATTCATTTTTAATCGTTTTAGGGGGGGTTAAACCGCGTTTGCGGCCTTCTTCCAGTAAAAATGGGAAAGCGGCTTCGAGCGTGTTGGGAACCAGACCGTCCAGAATGGCTTCCCGCAGAACGGTCTTGATATCGCCTACAATTTTTGAGGGACCCAGACCAAACGTTTCCATAATCAACTCACCCGTAATAACCGGCTGAAAATTACGGACTTTATCGCGTTCTTCAAGGTCATGCAGTTTCCGTTCTACTTTATCGAAATTACGCAGATGTTTCTGCACCTTCTCGTAATTCTTCGAGGTAATATCGGCCCGGCATAACGCCATTAACCCTTCCAGATCGTCGCCCGCATCGAACAGCAACCGGCGCAGGGCCGAGTCGGTGATCTGCTCTTTCGTCAGGGCAATAGGACGCAGGTGAAGCCGCACGAGCTTCTGGACAAACCGCATGTGTTCGTTTAGCGGCAGTTTCATGGTACGGAAAATACCAGGTACCCAGCGCGCGCCCATGTCTTCGTGTCCGTGAAACGTCCAGCCCACTTTCGGGTCGAACCGTTTGGTAGCGGGTTTGGCAATGTCGTGCAACAAGGCCGCCCAGCGTAGCCAAAGTTCATTTTCCCGATCGGCCGGTGTAGGGTTGAGCTGGGCACGATGCGCAATGTTGTCCAGCACCTGCAGGGTATGGTAAAAATTATCCTTATGTCCTTTACCCTCAATGGTCTCAACCCCTCTCAGCGCCACCAGTTCGGGAAAAATCCGGTCCAATATTCCCGCGTGATACAGCAGTTTGAAGCCATACGACGGGGTAGGCGACAAAATGATTTTGTTGAGTTCGTCAGTAACGCGCTCGCGG
This window of the Spirosoma aerolatum genome carries:
- a CDS encoding Tex family protein, which translates into the protein MTLSIDQRVAARLGLNNRAVAATIELLNGGATVPFIARYRKEATTSPDRGPLDEVQIGQIRETYQKLLELDKRREAILKAIDEQGKLTPELRKKIETTDSLVDLEDLYLPYKQKRKTRAVLAIERGLEPLANLLMAQREPDLERIAQRYLSDAVPTVEDALQGARDILAERISEDTDARQRIRNLFDREAIIRSVVKKGKDTEGIKFKDYFDFAEPLRRVPSHRLLALRRGEAEGFLSVSIGPDEDAAIERLERQFVAERSGTPACKEQLSLAIRDGYKRLLKPSLETEFANSSKEKADAEAIRIFAENLRQLLLSPPLGQQRVLAIDPGYRTGCKTVCLDAQGNLLTDTVLYLTQSEAQRQQAAQVVQRLVAQYKIDAVAIGNGTAGREAEEFIQSQNLTKPSGERIPIFMVSEQGASIYSASEVARSEFPDHDVTVRGAVSIGRRLMDPLAELVKIDPKSIGVGQYQHDVDQTDLKTSLDMVVESCVNQVGVSLNTASAYLLRYVSGLGPQLANNIVAYRAEHGAFSSRDQLKKVARLGPKVFEQCAGFLRIEGAKNPLDNSAVHPERYAIVERMAKDADSTVTDLIRRPELRQQIKPERYVTDTAGLPTLRDILAELAKPGRDPREQLSVFEYDARVRSVDDLHEGMVLPGVVTNITAFGAFVDIGVKQDGLVHVSQMANHFVSDPKTVVKVHQKVKVKVMEVDKARKRIGLSMKF
- a CDS encoding cold-shock protein — its product is MQTGTVKFFNETKGFGFIKPDEGGEDIFVHATGLIDQIRENDKVKFNVERGRKGLNAVNVEIA
- a CDS encoding M23 family metallopeptidase, whose amino-acid sequence is MRVLGIVGALLIGGLNAASSQTVISDSDEPSVYTYCQRFQTLYTQIREQSITPDSARMQFSRIMHGLQERFHSQESFQLDSIQRDSLRRSGQYFNFPIKGYSPSAIGGKHGEGYRGTGFDLFDYNVRGSHPAQDIFISDRNQDVIDDRTGAPVDILAMTSGLVIGIETQWKPGSEYRGGNWIWVYDPILHGLFYYAHNSQIDVRPGDWVQGGQKLAEMGRTGFNAYKSRSPTHLHLMYLQIQPDGLPQPLNTYPWLVTARLTK
- a CDS encoding acyltransferase family protein is translated as MAIDGSRAIWVDYLRAFITLLVVGHHAALAYPTFAFFDSTHYIYSTAPIVDNGRWAVMDRFIGFNDVFFMALMFFVSGLFVYRGLRKKGSQVYLKGRFVRLGIPFLIAELLIIPLAYLPSFYLSTNSTSLAGFIEDYVITQQWPVGPPWFIWLLLAFDAVTALVYWLFPSFFSTLGESLVQLIRKPFRFGLLVYGCAAVSLIPLSLWVGQYTWIGNWGPFDFQLNRVVFYLLFFWVGVGLGSADWQPYLFQHDRLFNRHWMVWLLVSLFAYWLVIRVSALGENWVKQGLISSVEGYLLYDLAFVVSCLASMAACLSIFRQALRKPSVGWTNLSGRAYGIYIVHYPFVTWLQFTFLDASLPVWVKFLFVFAGALSLSWLSVSLLRRNSLAAQVL
- a CDS encoding CCA tRNA nucleotidyltransferase is translated as MNFSETLHKHPIFDTIAQQANVLGLRAYVIGGFVRDLVMNRPSKDIDVVCIGSGIALADAVGKALGTHVAVFPNFGTAMLRDIKGEQEWEVEFVGARKESYRSDSRKPIVEDGTLEDDQNRRDFTINAMGISLNADDFGELLDPFNGLRDIKRKTIRTPLNPDVTFSDDPLRMMRAIRFASQLSFDIEPDTFDAIVRMNERVTILSRERVTDELNKIILSPTPSYGFKLLYHAGILDRIFPELVALRGVETIEGKGHKDNFYHTLQVLDNIAHRAQLNPTPADRENELWLRWAALLHDIAKPATKRFDPKVGWTFHGHEDMGARWVPGIFRTMKLPLNEHMRFVQKLVRLHLRPIALTKEQITDSALRRLLFDAGDDLEGLMALCRADITSKNYEKVQKHLRNFDKVERKLHDLEERDKVRNFQPVITGELIMETFGLGPSKIVGDIKTVLREAILDGLVPNTLEAAFPFLLEEGRKRGLTPPKTIKNE